CCGTCGCGAAGCGGCTGGAGCATCGCCTCGGCGTCGGCCGCCTCGTACGTCCCGTCGGCGTCGGCCATCAGCACGTACGTAGCGTCGACGTGGCGGGCGACGGCTTCGCGGACCGCCTGGCCCTTGCCGGAGCCAGACTGGATCTCGACGCGCGCGCCCGCCTCGCGGGCGAGGTCGCGCGTGTCGTCCGTCGAGCCGCCGTCGATCACGAGGACGTTCTCGAAGCCGTGGCGACGGAAGTCGGTGACGACGTCCGCGACGGTCGCGGCCTCGTCGTAGGTGGGGAGGAGCACACAGACGTCGCCGGTCATGTGGACGCGTCTCTCGGGTGGCGAGTTAACCGCTTCGGGAGCGGTCGATCCGCCGACCAGTCGGCCGGCGCTTGTCGCCCGCCAGTTGTCGCCCGCAACTAGTCGCCTGCAACCAGACGCTCTCGCGGCTGCGAGCAACCCGCCGACCGGGCGACCGCCGTCGTTTTGTAGGGTGTCGGCAAACGGGCGGTCATGCGACTGCGCCGCCTCGCCGCCTGGCTGTCGGGCCTCGTCGCCCTCACCGGGCTGCCGTACCTGCTGTACGGCCTCGGCTACGTCCTGCTGTCTCCAGAGGGTTCGCCCGCCGACAAAGACCCCGACGCCGAACCGACCGTGAGCGTCGTGCTGCCGACGTACAACGAAGAGCAGATCGTCGAGTCGAAACTGGAGGGGCTCCTCGCGTGGGACTACCCTGTCGAGAAACTGGAGGTCGTCGTCGTCGACTCCAGCGACGACGCGACTCCCGACATCGTTCGGGAGTTCTTCGACCGTCCCGACACGCCCGAATTGGTGTTCGTCGAGGAGACCGAACGCCGCGGCCTCGCGGTCGCGCTCAACGAGGCGTACGCCGCCGCGACGAACGAGGTTGTCGTCAAGACCGACTGCGACTCGAAGGTGGCCACCGACGCGCTGCACGAGGCGGTCGCGAACCTCGCCGACCCGACCGTCGCGGCAGTGACGGGGCGCAACGCGGAGGTGCTCGGCGGGAGTGAGGTCGAGCGGGGGTACCGCGACGTGCAGGCGCGGATCCAGACGCTGGAGTCGCACGTCGACTCGACGTTCATCTTCCACGGCCCGTTCTCCGCGTTCGAGCGCGACGCCATCGTCCCCATCGACGAGGACTCCATCGCCGACGACACGGAACTCGCCCTCAAGATCCGCAAGAACGGTGGCCGCGTCCTGTTCGACCCGGCGATCCGGTACAAGGAGGCGAGCCACTCGGCGTTCCGCAAGCGCCGGACGCAGAAGGACCGGCGCGCGATGGGACTGCTCCGCCTGCTGTGGCGCCAGCGCGACATGCTCGGCCGCTACGGCGGCTACGGGACGGTCGTCCTCCCGTTCAACTGGTGGTTCATGGGCGTCTCGCCGACGCTCGTGATGGCGGGCGTCGCACTCGCCTCCATCGGTGCGGTCGCCGTCGCCGGCCCCCTCGGTCTCGCCGTGCCGGCGGCGCTGGGCGCGTTCGTCGCGGTCGGTGCGCGCGACGCGCTCGGCCCGCTCCAACCGGCGTACGCGCTGTTCGACACG
The DNA window shown above is from Halobaculum marinum and carries:
- a CDS encoding glycosyltransferase is translated as MRLRRLAAWLSGLVALTGLPYLLYGLGYVLLSPEGSPADKDPDAEPTVSVVLPTYNEEQIVESKLEGLLAWDYPVEKLEVVVVDSSDDATPDIVREFFDRPDTPELVFVEETERRGLAVALNEAYAAATNEVVVKTDCDSKVATDALHEAVANLADPTVAAVTGRNAEVLGGSEVERGYRDVQARIQTLESHVDSTFIFHGPFSAFERDAIVPIDEDSIADDTELALKIRKNGGRVLFDPAIRYKEASHSAFRKRRTQKDRRAMGLLRLLWRQRDMLGRYGGYGTVVLPFNWWFMGVSPTLVMAGVALASIGAVAVAGPLGLAVPAALGAFVAVGARDALGPLQPAYALFDTQVSLFRAAVKLLRGEGDGTWDVDAELREAFEAE